In Caldisericaceae bacterium, one DNA window encodes the following:
- a CDS encoding BMP family ABC transporter substrate-binding protein: MVKKTLKVVLVVLMLLSLVFTTVSCKPQETSQQPQPTVQEKTVKAGFIYVGPTGDYGWTAAHDEARKALEKKFPWLKTVYIESVPEADAGRYIDRLVTEEKCDIVFTTSFGFMNATVEAAKKYPNVIFEHCSGYERDTNLGTYFSELYQAYYLTGLMAGALTKTNKIGYVAAHPIPEVVRHINAFALGIKEVNPNAKVYVRWLFSWYDPAKAKEAAESLISEGVDALAFTEDSTAIVDVGEEHTKKGQQIYTFSHYSPMLQYGPDTVVSGQLSDWTPIYEDILLRVYGNAWTSKDYWWLMHEDSCIFGADFNNPINPKFENELKNKFVNDPILGKISVYDLIFKRAEQMSEETVLFDPFTGVIKDQKGNIRLKAGERASHDMLWSIDWFVDNVVGEIPKQ; encoded by the coding sequence ATGGTAAAAAAGACTTTAAAGGTCGTGTTGGTAGTATTGATGTTGCTGTCACTTGTTTTCACTACTGTATCTTGTAAGCCCCAAGAAACATCTCAGCAACCACAACCTACTGTGCAAGAAAAAACTGTTAAAGCTGGTTTTATCTATGTTGGTCCAACTGGAGACTATGGATGGACTGCAGCGCACGATGAAGCAAGAAAGGCTTTGGAGAAAAAATTTCCCTGGCTGAAAACTGTTTATATAGAATCTGTTCCAGAAGCTGATGCTGGTAGATACATTGATAGACTTGTAACTGAAGAGAAGTGTGATATTGTCTTTACAACAAGTTTTGGCTTTATGAATGCAACTGTTGAAGCAGCTAAAAAGTACCCGAATGTAATTTTTGAACATTGTTCTGGATATGAGAGAGATACAAATTTGGGAACGTATTTTTCCGAACTTTATCAAGCGTATTACCTTACTGGTTTAATGGCCGGTGCATTAACAAAAACTAACAAGATTGGTTATGTTGCTGCTCACCCAATTCCAGAAGTAGTAAGACATATCAATGCTTTTGCACTTGGTATAAAAGAGGTTAATCCAAATGCAAAAGTTTATGTGCGTTGGCTTTTCTCTTGGTATGACCCCGCAAAAGCAAAAGAAGCAGCAGAATCCCTTATTTCAGAAGGGGTTGACGCCCTTGCATTTACAGAAGATTCAACAGCAATTGTTGATGTTGGAGAAGAACACACCAAAAAGGGACAACAAATCTATACATTCTCACACTACAGTCCAATGCTTCAATATGGTCCTGACACAGTTGTTTCAGGACAACTGTCGGACTGGACACCTATATATGAAGACATCCTTCTAAGAGTTTATGGTAATGCTTGGACCTCCAAAGATTACTGGTGGCTTATGCATGAAGACTCATGCATTTTTGGTGCAGATTTTAATAACCCAATTAACCCCAAATTTGAAAATGAACTTAAAAACAAATTTGTTAATGACCCAATTCTTGGGAAGATTAGCGTCTATGATTTAATATTTAAACGAGCAGAACAGATGAGTGAGGAAACTGTCCTTTTTGATCCATTTACAGGAGTAATCAAAGATCAAAAAGGGAACATTCGCTTGAAAGCTGGAGAAAGAGCATCTCACGACATGCTTTGGAGTATAGATTGGTTTGTTGACAATGTGGTAGGAGAAATTCCTAAACAATAA